The genomic stretch AATGGGTAGACtggtaaaaaggaaaaatattAGTCACTCGAGAGCGTCCATGCTCTTGAGAAGCTTGAGAGAGTCACTGAGGCCGAGAGAAGAGGGCCTGGGCCTCTTGGAGAGGCGAGCGGAAGACTCCTCGGACTCAGTGCTCGTCCTGCGCTTGTATTTTAGCTTTACGCTGGAGCACCGAGCGTCCTTGCTGGTCAACTTGCAGCACTTGTAGCCCCAAAGCTTAGTTTCGCGGTCGTAGTAGCTGCCGAAGACGGAGGTGTGGCCGTTGCGGAACACATCCTCGCGGTATTGCGATCGAATCACGAGTTTCCTGTCGTCCTTGGAGGGCGACTTGGTAAGAGAGCCCGCGGCGGAGTCCGAGGGCTGCGTCAGGATGAGGCCGGACTGGCCGTCCTCGACGAGCCGGTGGTCGACCTTGTAccgcttcttcttctcc from Theileria orientalis strain Shintoku DNA, chromosome 1, complete genome encodes the following:
- a CDS encoding step II splicing factor; protein product: MWMGKIGNKSAAFIKHKHFHPGTYQNMEKVWLAEEKQKAELKRQKELKEKREEELKTLEIKRQIREQEELKRMEMILEEKKKRYKVDHRLVEDGQSGLILTQPSDSAAGSLTKSPSKDDRKLVIRSQYREDVFRNGHTSVFGSYYDRETKLWGYKCCKLTSKDARCSSVKLKYKRRTSTESEESSARLSKRPRPSSLGLSDSLKLLKSMDALE